A region from the Salmonirosea aquatica genome encodes:
- a CDS encoding outer membrane beta-barrel protein, whose amino-acid sequence MKTSFLQRKARYFLQTGTVAFILTTFSLMAQAQNRWSIEFRPGVNFATKKLADADLKTGFGAGAIISYRFLPHLGLYTGWSWNRFNASQSFAGVETDFEETGYNYGLQFIHPIGDSRINYLIRAGGLWNHIEVEATDGNLVADSGHGFGWQAELGLAMLLDDHWRVQPGVRYRSLARDLSVGSVSNAVDLKYISVGLGIVRTF is encoded by the coding sequence ATGAAAACTTCATTTCTTCAGAGGAAAGCCAGATACTTTTTACAAACTGGCACGGTAGCCTTCATCTTAACGACTTTTTCGCTCATGGCGCAGGCACAGAACCGATGGAGCATCGAGTTCCGTCCCGGCGTCAACTTCGCCACCAAAAAACTCGCTGATGCTGACTTGAAGACTGGCTTCGGGGCTGGGGCCATTATCTCCTATCGTTTTCTGCCCCATCTGGGCCTTTACACTGGGTGGAGCTGGAACCGGTTCAACGCCAGCCAGTCGTTTGCGGGTGTCGAAACTGACTTCGAGGAGACAGGCTACAACTACGGTCTACAATTTATCCATCCAATCGGCGACTCCCGAATTAACTACCTGATTCGGGCGGGCGGCTTGTGGAACCACATTGAGGTCGAGGCTACCGACGGTAACCTCGTCGCCGACTCAGGCCACGGCTTCGGCTGGCAGGCCGAGCTAGGCTTGGCCATGCTCCTGGACGACCACTGGCGGGTGCAACCGGGTGTGCGCTACCGTTCGCTCGCCCGCGACCTCAGCGTGGGGAGCGTGTCCAATGCCGTCGATCTGAAATACATTTCAGTGGGTCTCGGAATCGTCCGCACGTTCTAA
- a CDS encoding DUF6544 family protein — translation MARILFSTLMLIHGLIHLFGFARQWNLAEVSLLNGKSLIPVSEATARTLGAAWFVAYVLFMLASLGYYRRHTWWMPTTLVALILSQALIFFYWPDAKAGTLVNILIALALASSYAKERFGRQIDSEIKNILPSSETQEQVIYARRLTGLPIPVQLWLTESGVVGSREVATARLLQEGEMRLSPEGRRVPIKAEQFIRVDEPGFVWKANLRMFSFLPVVARDKYIDGKGHMLVKAFSMFPFVSARGPKIDQGSLLRFLGEICWVPSAALGSYIRWEAVDDNCAKATMTYGGISASAIFCFDERHRLVSVSANRYMGGGEDSQLTPWVVTCQNWQVMQGVKIPVQGYVTWELPTGDFKAYDWEITDITYASPAFHQPEIKTENDTRIPLHQTAQLEKTIH, via the coding sequence ATGGCACGTATTCTCTTCTCTACTTTAATGCTCATACACGGGCTGATCCACCTCTTTGGATTTGCCAGGCAATGGAACCTGGCCGAGGTCAGTCTGCTAAACGGGAAATCGCTTATTCCGGTGTCGGAAGCTACGGCCAGAACTCTGGGAGCCGCATGGTTTGTCGCCTACGTACTTTTCATGTTAGCTTCCTTAGGCTATTACCGACGGCATACCTGGTGGATGCCTACCACGCTCGTCGCCCTGATTCTGTCGCAGGCCCTTATCTTTTTTTATTGGCCTGATGCCAAAGCGGGGACCTTGGTCAATATTCTGATTGCCCTGGCATTGGCCTCTTCCTATGCAAAGGAACGTTTCGGCAGGCAGATCGATTCGGAAATTAAGAATATACTTCCCTCTTCGGAAACTCAGGAACAGGTCATTTACGCAAGGCGGCTGACGGGGCTGCCCATACCGGTACAGCTTTGGCTTACGGAGTCGGGAGTTGTCGGCAGTAGGGAGGTCGCTACCGCCCGACTCCTGCAGGAAGGTGAGATGCGGCTCAGCCCCGAAGGGCGCCGAGTGCCAATCAAGGCGGAGCAATTCATCCGGGTGGATGAACCGGGTTTTGTCTGGAAAGCCAACCTCCGTATGTTTTCTTTCCTGCCTGTTGTAGCACGCGACAAGTATATCGACGGTAAAGGCCACATGCTGGTCAAAGCTTTTTCAATGTTTCCCTTCGTTAGTGCCAGGGGACCAAAAATTGACCAGGGATCGCTGCTCCGGTTCCTCGGGGAAATCTGCTGGGTCCCTTCTGCGGCACTTGGTTCTTATATCCGTTGGGAGGCAGTGGACGACAACTGTGCCAAAGCAACCATGACGTACGGGGGCATTTCGGCCTCGGCCATATTCTGTTTCGACGAGCGCCATCGGCTCGTTTCCGTATCGGCCAATCGTTATATGGGGGGAGGTGAAGACAGTCAGCTCACGCCCTGGGTCGTCACCTGTCAAAACTGGCAGGTCATGCAGGGTGTAAAAATTCCTGTCCAGGGATACGTAACCTGGGAATTACCTACCGGAGATTTTAAGGCATACGATTGGGAAATTACTGATATCACATACGCCTCACCTGCCTTTCACCAGCCGGAAATAAAAACCGAAAACGATACAAGGATACCACTTCACCAAACCGCCCAGCTAGAAAAGACAATACACTAA
- a CDS encoding InlB B-repeat-containing protein — translation MRNPLLLFLLLISLFSCKEKEVALYNLRVEVTPVGSGTISPAAGQFEEGKQIQITAIAGPEYVFKEWQGGASGSNNPIMVTMTGDKQLVAVFEKRKYPLAVRVEGEGFVQEKVIESGRTTTDYPSGTVVELRAVASEGWLFGYWDSDTILTMNPRVVTVNSPQTVKATFIKDVPVRMEIGGLDQDLIVSHEYPITVKLVYKSGKELLIPADSFVVNYVAGDGIAIRNKMNFLAVKRGNLTVRVTSGNLSELVSIRVSEIDDVSQFDAFLKTPASGASVVIPVVVINFLPTMDGSKLDMSRAPDDYWILRHSTLAEAKQRIMGELRLTKFGIEEGTRFRQFTSHERISPYAGIEVVRYFDVYELELRHWTSTQKTIDYHSLFDKLGMEDLVNNHGVKEVWFTIFNKDAYPSVVNSPYNDPDTYYGMPESNMSSPLTGDISNSYRLPNDLPIYKNTYVVYGNSGHRGFDTNLHNRGHQIEAQLSYMERRTDQPAPNAELFYNKFVGLNPGMGNKPLHRAGMTHFPPNTSIDYDYDNSKFEESDIHTWQPYGGDFIMVNNSNWKNAVYPFDLKNTFYQNGVRVINDYTHDAHSKWLMYWWQAIPGEGNPISFDGRPLTNWWDVFYNWDEAIRTNRGLTQHSPNGRTVPNTQHASEVSQPDCKVYPRPR, via the coding sequence ATGAGAAACCCTTTATTGCTTTTCCTGCTTCTTATTAGTCTGTTTTCCTGTAAAGAAAAAGAAGTTGCTCTCTACAATCTTCGGGTTGAAGTGACACCGGTAGGTAGCGGTACGATTTCTCCGGCAGCGGGCCAATTTGAAGAAGGTAAACAGATACAGATCACGGCCATTGCTGGCCCCGAGTATGTTTTTAAGGAATGGCAGGGCGGGGCAAGTGGTTCGAATAACCCGATTATGGTCACTATGACGGGGGATAAACAATTAGTGGCGGTTTTTGAGAAAAGAAAATACCCCCTCGCCGTGCGTGTGGAAGGTGAGGGATTTGTGCAGGAAAAAGTTATTGAATCTGGTAGAACCACTACGGATTATCCAAGCGGCACGGTTGTGGAGCTAAGGGCCGTTGCATCCGAGGGTTGGCTGTTTGGCTATTGGGATTCGGATACCATACTGACCATGAACCCCCGGGTGGTTACCGTAAATAGTCCGCAGACCGTCAAGGCAACTTTTATTAAAGACGTACCTGTTCGGATGGAGATCGGTGGCTTGGATCAGGACCTTATTGTTTCGCACGAGTACCCTATAACCGTAAAATTGGTTTATAAATCCGGCAAAGAACTGCTGATTCCTGCTGACTCCTTCGTAGTTAATTATGTTGCCGGGGATGGGATTGCGATTCGAAATAAAATGAATTTCCTCGCTGTCAAACGCGGAAATCTGACAGTCAGGGTTACCTCCGGAAATTTAAGCGAACTGGTTTCCATCCGGGTTTCAGAAATAGATGATGTCAGCCAGTTCGATGCGTTTTTGAAAACCCCCGCGTCCGGAGCGAGTGTGGTGATACCGGTGGTTGTAATCAATTTCTTACCCACCATGGACGGCTCGAAACTGGACATGAGTCGTGCGCCGGACGACTATTGGATCCTCAGGCACTCGACCCTTGCCGAAGCAAAACAGCGGATCATGGGTGAATTGAGGTTGACAAAATTTGGAATTGAGGAAGGGACGCGTTTTCGCCAGTTCACGTCCCACGAGCGCATCAGTCCGTATGCCGGCATCGAGGTAGTAAGGTACTTCGACGTCTATGAGCTAGAATTAAGGCATTGGACCAGTACGCAGAAAACCATCGACTATCATTCACTCTTTGACAAACTGGGCATGGAGGATTTAGTGAATAATCACGGGGTCAAGGAGGTTTGGTTCACTATCTTTAATAAAGATGCTTACCCATCGGTGGTCAATAGTCCTTACAACGATCCCGATACGTACTATGGCATGCCGGAATCCAATATGTCGAGCCCGCTGACGGGCGATATCTCCAACAGCTACCGCTTACCCAACGATTTGCCCATTTATAAAAACACGTATGTAGTGTATGGCAACAGCGGTCACCGGGGCTTTGACACCAATTTGCATAACCGCGGACATCAGATTGAGGCACAGCTCAGTTATATGGAAAGGCGCACTGACCAACCGGCTCCAAACGCCGAATTGTTTTACAATAAATTTGTAGGGTTGAATCCCGGAATGGGCAACAAGCCCCTCCACCGTGCTGGCATGACGCATTTTCCACCCAATACCTCTATCGATTATGACTACGATAACTCGAAGTTCGAGGAAAGCGATATCCATACCTGGCAGCCATACGGGGGAGATTTCATCATGGTCAACAACTCCAACTGGAAAAATGCCGTTTATCCCTTTGACCTGAAAAATACTTTTTACCAAAACGGGGTGAGGGTCATCAATGATTATACCCATGACGCCCATTCCAAATGGCTCATGTACTGGTGGCAGGCTATTCCGGGAGAGGGTAACCCAATTTCTTTCGACGGCCGGCCACTGACCAATTGGTGGGACGTGTTCTACAACTGGGATGAGGCTATTCGGACCAATCGAGGGCTAACCCAACACAGCCCAAACGGGCGAACTGTCCCAAATACCCAGCATGCAAGTGAAGTGAGCCAGCCGGATTGTAAGGTGTATCCCCGTCCCCGGTAA
- a CDS encoding SDR family NAD(P)-dependent oxidoreductase, whose product MDKYLLNKSAMVTGAASGIGKATALLYGQLGANVMVSDINETQGQQVVDELVEAGASAIFFKADVGVPDQCQKLVQATVNAFGQLDIAFNNAGIGGELNQTADYSVEGWQHIINVNLNSVFYCLKYELEAMLKQAGTGSIVNMASILGQVGTAQSPGYVAAKHGVVGLTQAAAIENAARGIRINAIGPAYINTPLLGVLPEEAREMLTGLHPIGRLGRSEEVAELVVWLSSDKASFVTGSYYPIDGGTWRNENRPYVPLSSFTSYEKPNQSRSQFSPVAS is encoded by the coding sequence ATGGACAAGTACCTATTGAATAAATCGGCTATGGTAACGGGAGCCGCTTCGGGAATTGGCAAAGCCACGGCGTTGCTGTACGGGCAGCTCGGGGCAAACGTAATGGTATCCGATATAAACGAAACGCAAGGCCAACAGGTGGTCGACGAATTGGTCGAAGCCGGGGCCTCCGCCATTTTTTTTAAGGCTGATGTGGGCGTCCCGGATCAGTGCCAGAAACTCGTGCAGGCTACCGTGAACGCCTTTGGCCAACTAGATATTGCCTTTAACAACGCCGGCATTGGGGGCGAACTGAACCAAACCGCAGACTATTCGGTGGAGGGCTGGCAGCACATTATCAATGTCAATCTGAATAGTGTGTTTTATTGCTTGAAATATGAACTGGAAGCCATGCTGAAGCAGGCCGGCACCGGGTCTATTGTCAACATGGCCTCCATTCTCGGACAGGTCGGTACGGCGCAGTCGCCGGGTTACGTAGCCGCCAAACACGGGGTCGTGGGTCTAACCCAGGCGGCAGCCATTGAAAATGCCGCACGCGGCATTCGGATAAATGCGATTGGCCCGGCATATATCAACACGCCCCTGCTGGGCGTATTGCCGGAGGAAGCCAGAGAAATGCTGACGGGCCTGCATCCCATCGGTCGGTTGGGCCGCTCCGAGGAAGTGGCCGAACTGGTGGTCTGGCTTTCGTCGGATAAAGCCTCGTTCGTAACCGGCTCGTATTATCCCATCGACGGGGGTACCTGGCGCAATGAAAATCGGCCCTACGTTCCACTTTCATCTTTCACCAGTTATGAAAAGCCAAACCAATCCCGAAGTCAATTTTCTCCAGTCGCATCATAA
- a CDS encoding IS5 family transposase has translation MRWKVRKHGANKRRTWRKLHLAADESTNAIHAVELTTNSISDAEMVKPLMAAIEWPVAKLNGDGAYDQVKVYDELEARCIQPVIPPRSNAVFWTDSLGNTLVHPRNESLKHIGQVGLAEWKRQIGYHRRSKAETAMFRWKATFGERLSARLLTNQQTEAQIKAACLNQFARLGMSKAVKRESIYPCNKALFHDNYFLNERI, from the coding sequence GTGCGGTGGAAGGTAAGAAAGCATGGAGCCAACAAACGCCGCACCTGGCGTAAACTCCATCTGGCAGCGGATGAATCGACCAATGCGATCCATGCTGTTGAGTTGACGACTAATTCCATCAGTGATGCTGAGATGGTGAAACCTTTGATGGCGGCTATTGAGTGGCCTGTTGCTAAGCTAAATGGCGATGGTGCTTATGACCAGGTCAAGGTCTATGACGAGCTGGAGGCACGCTGTATTCAGCCCGTAATACCACCCCGATCCAATGCTGTGTTCTGGACAGACAGCCTGGGCAATACGCTGGTTCATCCTCGAAATGAATCACTTAAGCATATTGGCCAGGTAGGCTTGGCAGAGTGGAAACGGCAGATTGGCTACCATCGCCGTAGCAAAGCCGAGACGGCTATGTTTCGTTGGAAGGCGACTTTCGGTGAACGCTTGTCTGCTCGGTTGCTAACCAACCAACAGACCGAAGCCCAAATCAAAGCTGCCTGTTTGAACCAATTCGCCAGGTTGGGTATGTCAAAAGCTGTCAAACGGGAATCAATATACCCATGCAACAAAGCCCTTTTTCATGATAATTATTTTTTAAATGAAAGAATTTAA
- a CDS encoding BON domain-containing protein, which translates to MKSQTNPEVNFLQSHHNYGVDKAETDRNLERVVMNALRENVLIDCSKIIVRVTGRTVFLEGKVRFREERMLAQECIANLFGIRSVVNYLTYPCAFSR; encoded by the coding sequence ATGAAAAGCCAAACCAATCCCGAAGTCAATTTTCTCCAGTCGCATCATAACTATGGGGTCGACAAAGCTGAAACAGATAGAAATCTGGAAAGGGTAGTAATGAATGCGCTGCGAGAAAACGTACTTATCGATTGCAGCAAAATAATAGTACGCGTAACCGGGCGCACGGTTTTTCTGGAAGGAAAAGTGCGTTTTCGAGAGGAAAGAATGTTGGCTCAAGAATGCATCGCCAACTTATTTGGGATTAGATCAGTGGTTAACTATTTAACTTACCCCTGCGCCTTTTCTCGTTGA
- a CDS encoding flavodoxin family protein, whose protein sequence is MKASKIILLIIPVLLLAWLGLTFWVEYSGEAKVLLVGSSEANHKALIVYNPDPIYNLDEQVCKSFAEGLSRYDYQVVIATVKAAEKDPGKYDCFVFCANTYNWAPDRSIRKFIAQHPMLKGSRIVAITLGSGTTGRSQRILEESISAKGATLLGSEEFWLLRPNDENRMEEANVTIAVVKARLFGSEIGRKLTADSNHVTQNR, encoded by the coding sequence ATGAAAGCATCAAAAATCATCCTCTTGATCATTCCGGTACTTCTGCTCGCCTGGCTGGGGTTGACCTTTTGGGTCGAGTACTCAGGAGAAGCGAAAGTTCTTCTAGTGGGCAGTTCGGAGGCCAATCATAAGGCGCTCATCGTGTACAATCCCGATCCGATTTATAATTTGGATGAACAAGTCTGTAAGAGCTTTGCGGAAGGATTATCCCGATATGACTATCAGGTAGTGATTGCCACCGTAAAAGCCGCAGAGAAAGATCCCGGCAAGTACGACTGTTTCGTTTTTTGTGCCAATACCTATAACTGGGCACCGGACCGATCCATAAGAAAGTTCATCGCCCAACATCCGATGCTGAAAGGCAGCCGTATTGTTGCCATTACGCTGGGCTCCGGAACCACAGGGAGGTCTCAAAGAATACTGGAGGAATCGATAAGCGCGAAAGGCGCTACCCTACTGGGATCAGAAGAGTTTTGGTTGTTGAGGCCCAATGACGAAAACCGTATGGAAGAGGCAAACGTGACGATCGCCGTTGTAAAAGCAAGGTTATTTGGAAGCGAAATTGGCCGAAAGCTGACTGCGGATTCCAATCATGTTACGCAGAATCGCTAG
- a CDS encoding response regulator, translating to MKTILLIEDNEIIRENTAEILEMTGYLVRTAANGKAGVQLALEDRPDLVICDIMMPELDGYGVLHIFNKNPELAGIPFIFLTAKTERVDFRKGMELGADDYLTKPFDESELLSAVESRFSRFEHLKPDHEHHGNDAGKALSDAYILTGDLESLTADRKIHAVPKKQYLYFEGDTPIRLCFLRAGRVKTFRTDPNGKEFITGLYHAGDFFGYSPLLEDKNYFDSAITLEESELIYIPADDFRKLLLANPEVNQQFLRLIASRVAEQEVQLSGMAYGSLRRRVADTLLRLHEQEPDHLIQLSRADLAAMVGTATESLIRTLSEFKQDGLVEVVGSGDIRVVKPDLMRQAKW from the coding sequence ATGAAAACCATCCTTTTAATAGAGGATAACGAAATTATCCGGGAGAATACCGCTGAAATTCTTGAGATGACGGGCTACTTGGTGAGGACCGCCGCGAACGGAAAAGCCGGGGTTCAACTGGCCCTGGAAGATAGACCGGATCTGGTCATCTGTGATATCATGATGCCCGAACTGGATGGTTACGGAGTACTACACATATTTAATAAAAACCCTGAATTGGCCGGCATACCCTTCATCTTCCTGACGGCCAAAACCGAACGGGTCGATTTTCGAAAAGGGATGGAGCTTGGCGCTGACGACTACCTCACCAAGCCCTTCGATGAATCGGAACTCCTGAGTGCCGTGGAAAGCCGGTTCAGCCGTTTTGAGCATTTGAAACCCGATCACGAACATCACGGCAACGACGCAGGGAAGGCTTTGTCTGATGCCTACATACTAACAGGAGACCTGGAAAGCCTCACTGCTGACCGGAAAATACATGCAGTGCCGAAGAAACAGTACCTGTATTTCGAGGGTGACACTCCCATCAGGCTATGCTTCCTTCGGGCGGGCCGGGTTAAGACCTTCCGCACAGACCCCAACGGCAAGGAGTTTATCACAGGTCTTTATCATGCCGGGGATTTTTTTGGCTATTCTCCTCTTCTAGAGGACAAAAATTACTTCGACTCTGCCATCACCCTGGAGGAATCGGAGCTGATATACATTCCCGCGGACGACTTCCGAAAGTTGTTACTTGCCAATCCGGAAGTCAATCAGCAGTTCCTGCGGCTTATCGCGAGCCGGGTAGCCGAGCAGGAGGTTCAGTTGTCCGGTATGGCGTATGGTTCGCTTCGCCGTCGTGTGGCCGATACGCTGCTCAGGCTGCATGAACAGGAACCCGACCATCTCATTCAGCTCAGCCGCGCCGATCTGGCGGCTATGGTAGGAACTGCAACTGAATCGCTGATCCGGACCTTGAGTGAATTCAAACAGGACGGGCTGGTGGAAGTCGTTGGGTCCGGCGACATCCGGGTAGTCAAACCAGACCTCATGCGTCAGGCCAAATGGTAG
- the ppsA gene encoding phosphoenolpyruvate synthase: MSLRQTGIRSGPVLCWGYGIGHRIVSGTARVVLSPRDAPADLGAGDILITDITSPDWDPILKKVSAIVTNRGGRTSHAAIVAREVGALAVVGTSVATDVIHDGDQITVSCVDAQQGAVYAGALRWTEQKTEVETLPKPQTPCMLILADPDQALRLSQLPSQGVGLFRMEFCVTNDIGIHPMALVNYHELPDQEDVRAIWRLTEAYADKSAYFVDRLTQSVAMVAAAFYPRPVLIRFSDFKTNEYANLLGGRSFEPVEENPMLGWRGASRYYDDRYAEGFRLECEAMRRVRDDLGLTNLKLMVPFCRTVEEGKRVLDRMAECGLQRHRNGLEVYVMAEIPSNIVQAREFARLFDGFSIGSNDLTQLTLGVDRDSSTVQGLFSENDPAVRTMISMLLLSAHKTGAPVGICGQGPSDDPAFAEFLVKEGISSLSFNPDAFLRGLKAVGDAEENLVVHAIGFAG, from the coding sequence ATATCACTTCGCCAGACTGGGATCCGATCCGGGCCAGTCCTGTGCTGGGGGTATGGCATCGGGCACCGCATCGTATCGGGAACGGCCCGGGTGGTACTCTCGCCCAGGGACGCCCCCGCCGACCTTGGAGCAGGCGATATTCTGATAACCGATATCACTTCGCCAGACTGGGATCCGATTCTGAAAAAAGTATCTGCCATTGTCACCAACCGGGGCGGGCGTACCAGTCACGCAGCCATTGTGGCCCGGGAGGTCGGCGCGCTGGCAGTAGTAGGTACCAGCGTAGCCACCGATGTGATCCATGATGGTGACCAAATCACGGTAAGTTGTGTAGATGCGCAGCAGGGGGCAGTTTATGCCGGCGCATTGCGCTGGACAGAACAAAAAACAGAAGTAGAGACGCTTCCCAAACCACAGACACCGTGCATGCTGATTCTGGCTGATCCGGACCAGGCACTACGGCTCAGCCAGTTACCCAGTCAGGGTGTAGGACTATTCCGTATGGAATTCTGTGTGACTAACGACATAGGTATACATCCCATGGCGTTGGTCAACTACCATGAATTACCCGACCAGGAAGACGTGCGGGCGATCTGGAGGTTAACCGAAGCCTACGCCGACAAAAGCGCCTATTTCGTGGACCGGCTCACCCAGTCGGTAGCTATGGTGGCGGCCGCTTTCTATCCCCGACCTGTCCTTATCCGGTTTAGCGATTTCAAAACCAATGAATACGCCAATTTGCTGGGCGGGCGCTCCTTCGAACCCGTGGAGGAAAACCCGATGCTGGGCTGGCGTGGCGCCAGCCGTTACTATGATGATCGGTACGCCGAAGGTTTTCGGCTTGAGTGTGAGGCGATGCGCCGGGTACGCGACGATCTGGGGCTGACAAACCTCAAACTGATGGTCCCCTTCTGCAGGACTGTAGAGGAAGGTAAAAGGGTACTTGACCGGATGGCTGAGTGCGGCCTGCAAAGGCACAGGAACGGACTTGAGGTATATGTTATGGCCGAAATTCCCAGTAATATCGTGCAGGCACGGGAGTTTGCCCGACTATTCGATGGATTCTCGATCGGCTCGAACGACCTGACCCAGCTGACCCTGGGCGTTGACCGCGACTCTTCAACGGTACAGGGTTTGTTCAGTGAAAATGACCCGGCAGTCCGGACCATGATTTCGATGCTACTGCTATCGGCCCACAAGACAGGTGCTCCCGTCGGAATATGCGGACAGGGTCCCAGCGACGATCCTGCTTTCGCTGAGTTCCTGGTGAAAGAGGGCATCAGTAGCCTGTCGTTCAATCCTGATGCTTTTTTACGAGGATTGAAAGCCGTCGGGGATGCCGAAGAAAACCTGGTCGTGCACGCTATTGGGTTTGCCGGGTAG
- a CDS encoding 2-hydroxyacid dehydrogenase — protein MKIAFFSTQAFEKEQFAVFLGRHETTFFSERLEVSTVFLAQGHDAVCGFANDDLSRPVLEGLMAQGTSIVGMRCIGLDNVDQVAMNMLGMTLLHVPGYSPYSVAEQAVTMLLGLVRHLPEAQQRVRTGNFTIDGLSGFDLHGRTVGVIGLGRIGKAFSNIMRGFGCKVIAYDVRPDQRIPVTEVRYVTFNELLRTSDIISLHCPLNQNTEYIINEDTLAAVKPDAVLINTGRGRLVDTLAVLDALDQKLLAGYGADVYENEKDYFHYDFSDKDVADELLNRLRRHAKVILTPHQGFLTEDTLQQIARGLLNQFTYYDSQRKLAFSKASMC, from the coding sequence ATGAAAATCGCCTTTTTCAGTACACAGGCATTCGAAAAAGAACAGTTTGCCGTGTTTCTCGGACGCCACGAAACCACCTTCTTTTCCGAACGATTAGAAGTTAGTACGGTTTTTCTGGCCCAAGGCCACGATGCCGTTTGTGGCTTCGCAAATGATGACCTAAGCCGCCCGGTACTCGAGGGGCTCATGGCTCAGGGAACTTCGATCGTGGGCATGCGATGCATAGGCCTTGATAATGTGGATCAGGTAGCCATGAATATGCTGGGCATGACACTGCTGCATGTTCCGGGCTATTCGCCCTACTCCGTGGCCGAGCAGGCAGTGACGATGCTGCTGGGATTGGTACGGCACCTTCCCGAAGCGCAGCAACGCGTCAGGACTGGAAATTTCACTATCGATGGCCTGTCAGGTTTCGACCTCCATGGCAGAACCGTAGGAGTGATCGGCCTGGGGCGGATCGGCAAGGCATTCTCCAACATCATGCGAGGATTCGGCTGTAAGGTAATAGCCTATGATGTACGTCCCGACCAACGGATTCCCGTCACAGAAGTGCGTTATGTGACCTTTAATGAGTTGTTGCGTACGTCGGACATTATTTCGCTTCATTGCCCGCTCAATCAGAATACGGAATACATAATCAACGAAGATACTCTGGCCGCTGTCAAGCCCGACGCGGTGCTGATCAATACCGGTAGGGGACGACTCGTTGACACACTTGCGGTGTTGGATGCGCTGGACCAAAAACTACTGGCTGGCTACGGGGCCGACGTATACGAAAATGAGAAAGACTATTTTCATTACGATTTCTCGGATAAAGATGTGGCCGACGAACTCCTGAACCGCCTACGCAGGCACGCCAAGGTGATCCTGACGCCCCACCAGGGTTTTCTTACCGAAGATACCTTACAACAGATTGCCAGAGGTTTGCTTAACCAGTTCACCTATTACGACAGCCAGAGAAAGCTTGCGTTTTCCAAAGCTTCTATGTGTTAA